One genomic segment of Corynebacterium durum includes these proteins:
- a CDS encoding electron transfer flavoprotein subunit beta/FixA family protein: MPTIVVLVKNVPDSWSEHSLNPDYTLDRESVTEVIDEINEYAVEKALALRDSNEGFRVVTLSAGPERAEDALRKALAMGADEAVLLVDDALKGSDALGTAWALHNAINAIDDVQLIVTGVASSDGATGALPGIIAEYRQIPALTSLRSCDLVDGKLTGIREVMEGEYTLEAPLPALVSVTEKSDKPRFANFQGIRAAKAATIRHLSLADIGVAPEHVGLAHAATTVHSAETRPERSQGQIVVDHGDAATVIADFLAAEKFI, translated from the coding sequence ATGCCCACGATTGTGGTTCTGGTGAAAAACGTTCCTGATTCCTGGTCGGAGCATTCCTTAAACCCCGACTACACGCTAGACCGCGAGAGCGTTACCGAAGTTATTGATGAAATCAACGAGTACGCTGTGGAAAAAGCACTAGCGCTGCGGGACTCCAACGAGGGTTTCCGGGTTGTGACGCTCAGCGCCGGGCCGGAACGCGCTGAAGATGCGCTGCGCAAAGCACTCGCCATGGGTGCTGATGAAGCGGTGTTACTTGTCGACGATGCGCTGAAAGGCTCCGACGCCCTCGGTACCGCTTGGGCACTTCACAACGCCATCAACGCTATTGATGACGTCCAGTTAATTGTCACCGGAGTTGCCTCTTCCGACGGTGCGACGGGCGCGCTGCCAGGTATTATCGCCGAATATCGTCAGATTCCAGCGCTCACCAGCTTGCGCTCCTGTGACCTTGTTGACGGAAAACTCACCGGTATCCGCGAGGTCATGGAAGGTGAATACACCTTGGAGGCACCTTTGCCTGCGCTGGTGTCTGTAACGGAAAAATCCGACAAGCCGCGCTTTGCCAACTTCCAGGGCATCCGTGCTGCCAAAGCCGCCACTATCCGGCACCTCAGCCTTGCCGATATTGGGGTAGCCCCCGAACACGTTGGTTTGGCACATGCTGCAACAACGGTTCATAGTGCTGAAACTCGCCCAGAGCGCAGCCAAGGCCAGATTGTGGTGGACCACGGCGATGCCGCCACCGTCATTGCGGACTTCCTCGCCGCTGAAAAGTTCATCTGA
- a CDS encoding electron transfer flavoprotein subunit alpha/FixB family protein: MSFAYILVEHSNGELDPVTAELITAGRAFGVVSAVVVGTPGTAAAFTPQLAEWGAAQIVAAETPSADSRVVIPATDALSILAGANPAPLLIAAGVTGNEIAGRLAARLASGALYDVVGVNADGTAAMSIFGDTVAVTAAASGNSPIYTLRRGVVDAAPEAAAGELVALELPGANATEPVVTGFTPAERGNRPDLAQAKVVVAGGRGVGSAEGFTDIVEPLADALGGAVGVTRDVVDSGYYPGQFQIGQTGVTVSPDLYIGLGVSGAIQHKSGMQTAKKIIVINNDEDAPLFEIADLGVVGDLFDITPKLIEEIKKRG; encoded by the coding sequence ATGTCCTTTGCCTACATTCTGGTCGAGCACTCTAACGGTGAACTTGACCCAGTAACCGCCGAACTCATCACCGCCGGACGCGCCTTTGGCGTGGTCAGCGCTGTTGTAGTGGGAACCCCCGGAACCGCCGCAGCCTTCACCCCACAACTTGCCGAATGGGGTGCCGCACAGATCGTTGCCGCCGAGACCCCCTCCGCAGACTCCCGCGTGGTCATCCCGGCTACCGACGCCCTGTCTATACTCGCCGGTGCCAACCCAGCGCCGCTGCTCATCGCTGCGGGCGTTACTGGGAATGAAATCGCAGGTCGCCTCGCCGCTCGTCTCGCCTCGGGTGCGCTCTACGACGTGGTTGGTGTGAACGCCGACGGCACTGCTGCCATGTCTATCTTTGGAGACACTGTTGCCGTCACCGCAGCCGCCAGCGGCAACAGTCCCATCTACACCCTGCGCCGCGGGGTGGTTGATGCTGCCCCCGAAGCTGCCGCAGGTGAACTCGTTGCGCTGGAACTTCCAGGGGCCAACGCCACAGAACCCGTGGTCACCGGATTTACGCCCGCCGAACGCGGTAACCGCCCCGACCTTGCCCAAGCCAAAGTGGTCGTCGCTGGCGGCCGCGGCGTCGGATCCGCTGAAGGTTTCACGGACATCGTGGAACCGCTTGCCGACGCCCTCGGCGGTGCCGTGGGTGTCACCCGCGACGTTGTGGACTCCGGCTACTACCCCGGACAATTCCAGATCGGGCAAACCGGCGTGACCGTCTCGCCTGACCTGTACATCGGCCTCGGTGTGTCTGGTGCCATCCAGCACAAATCCGGCATGCAGACTGCGAAGAAGATCATTGTGATCAACAACGATGAGGATGCGCCCCTGTTTGAGATCGCCGACCTCGGTGTTGTGGGCGACCTATTTGACATCACACCGAAGCTCATCGAAGAAATAAAGAAGCGGGGATAA
- a CDS encoding cysteine desulfurase family protein produces the protein MPPVYLDHAATTPMRDCAREAWLEASTLLNPGGQYATGRRARAALEQAREDIALLLDCEPIEVIFTASGTEADNIAIQGLYRASDSHRIVSSPIEHPAALETVRGLAAGAEVEVSWLPVSPSGVVGVGDTLDTPAALASCMWANNETGAIQPISDVVSAAATQATPVHIDAVQAVGHIPVSFAQSGATTLAASAHKFGGPRGTGLLLAARSPAPTGVLFGGGQERGIRPGTADVAGAVGTAAALKEAINEMDAEMQRVAALRDQLRAGILSQVDDVIVHTPAEALPGHLHLSFPGAEGDSLIMLLDSLGFECSTGSACSSGVNRASEVLLAMGVSEHDARGAIRFTLGRTTTSDDVTALLGVIADVVARARIAGMAG, from the coding sequence ATGCCGCCCGTCTACCTCGACCACGCAGCAACCACACCCATGCGCGACTGTGCGCGGGAAGCATGGTTGGAGGCATCAACGCTACTCAACCCGGGTGGGCAATACGCAACAGGGCGCCGCGCACGCGCCGCCCTGGAACAGGCACGGGAAGATATTGCCTTACTGCTGGACTGTGAACCCATCGAAGTTATCTTCACGGCATCAGGAACCGAAGCCGACAACATCGCCATCCAAGGGCTGTACCGGGCGAGTGATTCCCACCGCATCGTCAGCTCGCCCATTGAGCATCCAGCAGCATTAGAGACCGTACGCGGGCTTGCCGCAGGTGCTGAGGTCGAGGTGAGCTGGCTACCGGTCTCGCCTTCAGGGGTGGTTGGCGTCGGGGACACGTTGGACACCCCTGCTGCGTTGGCCAGCTGCATGTGGGCCAACAACGAAACTGGTGCCATCCAGCCCATCAGTGACGTTGTGTCGGCCGCCGCCACGCAGGCTACCCCGGTGCATATCGACGCCGTGCAAGCCGTAGGCCACATCCCCGTATCCTTCGCGCAATCCGGCGCTACAACCCTGGCCGCCAGCGCCCACAAATTCGGTGGCCCCCGGGGGACAGGACTGCTGCTTGCAGCGCGGTCCCCAGCCCCAACAGGAGTACTTTTCGGAGGCGGGCAGGAACGCGGCATTCGCCCAGGCACCGCCGATGTGGCGGGGGCAGTGGGTACTGCTGCGGCTTTGAAAGAAGCAATCAACGAGATGGATGCGGAGATGCAGCGGGTTGCCGCACTGCGGGATCAGCTGCGCGCCGGGATCCTTTCGCAGGTTGATGACGTTATTGTGCACACTCCAGCAGAGGCGTTGCCCGGTCACCTGCACCTTTCCTTCCCGGGTGCGGAGGGGGACAGCTTGATTATGCTGCTCGACTCCCTCGGCTTCGAGTGCTCCACAGGATCAGCCTGCTCCAGCGGAGTCAACCGCGCCAGCGAAGTGCTGTTGGCCATGGGGGTGTCTGAACATGATGCGCGCGGTGCGATCCGCTTTACGCTGGGGCGCACCACCACATCAGATGATGTAACGGCGTTGCTGGGGGTCATCGCGGACGTGGTGGCTAGAGCACGCATCGCAGGCATGGCGGGATGA
- a CDS encoding ABC transporter ATP-binding protein encodes MSAIVCRDVTRRFGELTAVDGVSFTVEDNEIFGIIGPNGAGKTTLLSCIEGLDAPASGTIDVLGMHPIKDMHQLVQRTGIQLQQAALLPRLKVGEALQLFSSFYDNPVPWRPLLDLLGIGVKERSFVTKLSGGERQRVFIALALIHDPELLFLDELTTALDPQARLAMWDVVRGIRDRGKTVVLTTHYMEEAEALCDRVAIIDSGKLVALDTVAGLIQRYGGDSTLRLNLNSPALNTPALAELASVQGVTGVNGDGDAVVVKGRGAFAQNVLAYLTQAGLAVHDMNTTTPGLEDVFLNLTGRTLRKEH; translated from the coding sequence ATGAGTGCAATCGTGTGTCGCGATGTAACCCGGCGTTTCGGCGAACTTACTGCCGTGGATGGGGTGAGCTTCACTGTCGAAGATAACGAGATTTTTGGAATCATCGGACCAAATGGGGCGGGAAAGACTACGCTCCTCAGCTGTATTGAAGGGTTAGACGCCCCAGCATCCGGGACTATTGACGTCCTGGGAATGCACCCTATAAAAGACATGCATCAGCTGGTGCAACGAACCGGGATTCAGCTGCAACAAGCCGCGTTGTTGCCCAGGCTCAAAGTTGGCGAAGCGCTGCAACTATTTTCTTCTTTCTATGACAATCCTGTTCCGTGGCGGCCGTTGCTGGATCTGCTTGGTATTGGCGTGAAAGAGCGCTCTTTTGTTACTAAGTTGTCTGGCGGTGAACGCCAACGAGTATTTATCGCCCTTGCCCTTATCCATGATCCCGAGCTGCTTTTCCTCGATGAGCTGACTACTGCTCTTGATCCGCAGGCGCGACTTGCCATGTGGGACGTTGTGCGTGGCATCCGTGACCGTGGCAAAACTGTCGTTCTGACCACGCATTATATGGAAGAAGCTGAAGCACTCTGTGATCGCGTGGCCATCATAGACAGCGGAAAGCTCGTCGCGCTGGACACCGTGGCGGGGCTCATCCAGCGCTACGGTGGGGACTCCACGCTGCGGCTCAATCTCAACTCGCCCGCCCTCAATACCCCTGCGCTAGCGGAGCTGGCATCGGTACAAGGGGTGACTGGCGTGAACGGCGACGGTGACGCGGTCGTCGTTAAGGGGCGGGGAGCGTTTGCTCAAAATGTGTTGGCTTACCTCACCCAGGCCGGACTTGCTGTGCATGATATGAACACGACGACGCCGGGTCTGGAGGACGTTTTTCTTAATCTCACTGGACGCACACTGCGGAAGGAACACTGA
- a CDS encoding ABC transporter permease, which yields MRAYRTLVITLARSMLREPVGLFFTLIFPPLLVVILGTIFGNDPTPQFDGKGFVDATLPAMSSLIVAIMGILMLPATQLQLRESGALARLRATPLKSWTYVAADVTVHFLVGMTGVVLALIVGMLMFGVRAQGSVLLVLVAGACGLIAFLALGYTLAAVYPSAAAATGIGNGVMIVLMITSGAFIPMEALPSGVRHATQFSPLRHLVELMQGLWAGHAWSDYGVATAVLLGMIVIFGALGARLFKWG from the coding sequence ATGCGCGCGTACCGAACCCTGGTGATAACCCTTGCCAGATCCATGCTGCGTGAACCTGTCGGACTGTTTTTCACCCTCATTTTTCCACCGCTCTTGGTGGTGATACTTGGCACAATCTTTGGTAACGATCCAACACCACAGTTTGACGGTAAGGGCTTTGTGGACGCCACGCTTCCGGCGATGTCGTCGCTGATAGTGGCGATTATGGGAATCCTAATGCTGCCCGCAACGCAGCTGCAACTGCGTGAAAGCGGTGCCCTTGCGCGTCTTCGCGCCACACCGTTGAAGTCGTGGACGTACGTGGCGGCGGACGTGACCGTTCATTTCCTTGTGGGGATGACCGGTGTGGTTCTGGCCCTGATTGTTGGAATGCTGATGTTTGGCGTCCGGGCGCAGGGGAGTGTTCTGCTCGTGCTAGTCGCGGGGGCGTGTGGGCTTATTGCGTTCCTGGCGCTGGGATACACGCTGGCTGCGGTGTATCCGTCAGCGGCGGCGGCAACCGGTATTGGTAACGGCGTGATGATTGTATTGATGATCACGTCCGGCGCTTTCATTCCGATGGAGGCGTTGCCGAGCGGGGTGCGGCATGCCACGCAGTTTTCCCCACTGCGGCACCTGGTGGAATTGATGCAAGGGCTGTGGGCGGGTCACGCGTGGTCCGACTATGGCGTTGCGACGGCCGTGTTGCTCGGTATGATCGTTATCTTCGGCGCTCTCGGGGCACGGCTGTTTAAGTGGGGCTGA
- a CDS encoding vWA domain-containing protein: MPHTGPGRMRVGVAALTTACTLIGMHAPLASSAEPSSEHPDTALIIDASGSMWAPDGSGELRTNTANRVAHTLLGELPGDQQLALLTYGTGTGNSDEEKEAGCKDVQTLVPLGGSRDEIAAQIDGLVASGYTPIGPALLAAEKTLDTKKTENNKRHIVLVSDGIDTCAPPEMAEVARDIHKRNSNVTIDVVGLNADETVREQLKELAAAGGGTYADATDEASVSTLVTALSAQGAAAANDAGKGDKKDADKKDADKKDSGDHDGHKHDGDKGGKKDTHKHDGHKHDGDKSEDKSVDKSAEKSAEKSSESKANGEPSKAETSKSDEKSAEKSEEPKAEESKAETPRSDEKSETKTEDKKSTENSTTAKASESSEAASATQTAAKDMKGTNKADGAPTLAVGTTRDGRIHQQLFTDSLPAVSGDSKDQERHWSVTLKEGQQLNVGFLIPTPEGNVSAKGKELTVTPELLNPKGKACVATSEKVKVDGNFTGAQSASLLSKEIKKGTDCPPGKYDLVLKRTGELAADKDLPIRISTWAVPQVDDAKLPQSSSKPKIADLPLGDVAGELPTNTNVAAAPSVKAGTYTAALKPGETQWFRVPVKDGQRLQMHLEAQAAGKNDHSISWQAFSPLYNHLSATTDGGADGTDRSEGNVVLNADEATSATFATEPIRWANMKKAGAVNTSFLAGEQLVAVRHNAPADAGSEPVNVTLAVASTGEGEHGPDLAKYSASSNGNEHSSQWTGVWWLFLLLFVIGILATWLSPRSKKAKETSEE; encoded by the coding sequence ATGCCTCACACTGGTCCGGGACGCATGCGTGTTGGCGTTGCCGCATTAACAACAGCGTGCACTCTCATTGGGATGCACGCCCCACTCGCTAGCAGCGCTGAGCCATCGTCTGAACACCCAGACACCGCGCTGATTATCGACGCCTCCGGCTCCATGTGGGCACCTGATGGCTCCGGTGAACTACGCACCAACACTGCCAACCGTGTGGCACACACCCTCCTCGGCGAACTGCCGGGTGACCAGCAACTTGCTCTGCTGACCTACGGTACTGGCACCGGAAACAGCGACGAAGAAAAAGAAGCTGGTTGTAAAGACGTCCAAACCCTGGTGCCTCTCGGCGGTTCGCGCGACGAAATTGCTGCCCAGATCGACGGCCTGGTTGCCAGCGGATACACCCCGATCGGCCCGGCACTCCTCGCGGCCGAAAAGACCCTGGACACAAAGAAGACAGAAAATAACAAGCGCCACATCGTGCTAGTTTCTGACGGCATTGACACCTGTGCACCGCCAGAGATGGCTGAGGTTGCCCGCGACATTCACAAGCGCAACAGCAATGTCACCATTGATGTTGTTGGCCTCAACGCCGACGAAACCGTCCGCGAACAGCTGAAAGAACTCGCAGCAGCAGGCGGCGGCACCTACGCTGATGCCACCGACGAAGCATCCGTCAGCACACTCGTCACCGCATTGTCTGCTCAAGGCGCAGCTGCAGCAAACGATGCAGGTAAAGGTGATAAGAAGGACGCGGATAAGAAAGACGCTGACAAGAAAGACAGCGGCGATCATGACGGGCACAAGCATGACGGTGATAAGGGTGGCAAGAAGGACACCCACAAGCACGATGGGCATAAGCATGACGGCGACAAGAGCGAGGACAAGTCTGTAGACAAGTCGGCCGAAAAGTCCGCTGAGAAGTCTTCCGAATCGAAGGCGAACGGCGAGCCAAGCAAGGCTGAAACGTCGAAGTCTGACGAAAAGTCTGCCGAAAAATCTGAGGAGCCCAAGGCGGAGGAATCCAAGGCAGAGACTCCCAGGTCTGACGAAAAGTCCGAGACGAAGACCGAAGACAAGAAGTCAACCGAAAATTCCACCACGGCTAAGGCCTCTGAAAGCTCTGAGGCTGCCTCTGCAACCCAGACCGCAGCTAAGGACATGAAGGGCACAAACAAGGCTGACGGTGCCCCCACGCTTGCTGTGGGTACGACCCGTGACGGGCGTATTCACCAGCAGCTGTTCACTGACTCACTTCCGGCTGTAAGTGGCGATTCGAAAGACCAGGAACGCCACTGGTCTGTGACGCTGAAGGAAGGTCAGCAACTCAACGTTGGATTCTTGATTCCGACTCCTGAGGGTAATGTGAGCGCCAAGGGCAAGGAGCTAACTGTCACCCCTGAACTCCTCAACCCCAAGGGGAAGGCCTGCGTCGCCACCTCAGAAAAAGTCAAGGTAGACGGCAACTTCACGGGTGCACAATCCGCCTCGCTACTTTCGAAAGAAATCAAGAAGGGTACCGACTGCCCGCCCGGTAAGTACGACCTCGTGCTTAAGCGCACAGGCGAACTCGCCGCTGACAAGGATCTGCCCATCCGTATTTCCACCTGGGCTGTTCCGCAGGTTGATGACGCCAAATTGCCTCAATCCTCCAGCAAACCAAAGATTGCTGACCTTCCGCTTGGCGACGTCGCTGGTGAACTTCCGACCAACACCAACGTTGCGGCCGCACCCAGCGTCAAGGCGGGAACGTACACCGCTGCTCTCAAACCGGGCGAAACTCAGTGGTTCAGGGTTCCCGTCAAAGACGGACAGCGCTTGCAGATGCACCTTGAGGCACAAGCTGCAGGCAAAAACGATCACAGCATCAGCTGGCAGGCTTTCAGCCCGCTGTACAATCACCTGTCCGCCACGACCGACGGCGGCGCAGACGGGACTGACCGCAGCGAAGGCAACGTGGTTTTGAACGCTGATGAGGCTACCTCGGCAACGTTTGCTACCGAGCCGATTCGGTGGGCCAACATGAAGAAGGCTGGCGCTGTTAACACCTCCTTCCTGGCGGGTGAGCAGCTTGTAGCTGTCCGCCACAATGCACCTGCCGATGCGGGTAGTGAACCCGTGAATGTCACACTCGCTGTCGCATCCACTGGTGAAGGCGAACATGGCCCCGATCTGGCCAAATACAGCGCAAGCAGCAACGGCAACGAACACTCATCTCAGTGGACAGGCGTCTGGTGGCTGTTCCTCCTGCTCTTTGTCATCGGAATCCTGGCAACCTGGCTGTCCCCACGCAGCAAGAAAGCAAAGGAAACCAGCGAAGAATAG
- a CDS encoding YciI family protein, with protein MFIVSLTYVKRLSDVEAHLPDHVAYLERYYEQGIFLMSGRKEPRVGGVIVMQADSRKQVEGIISEDPFNQAGIADYEIIEFIPTKTAPALEGYRENI; from the coding sequence ATGTTTATTGTATCGCTCACTTACGTCAAAAGACTATCTGATGTAGAAGCCCATCTTCCTGATCATGTGGCGTACCTTGAACGCTATTATGAGCAGGGAATATTTTTGATGTCTGGCCGTAAGGAACCTCGGGTTGGGGGCGTGATAGTGATGCAGGCAGACAGTAGGAAACAGGTTGAAGGAATAATCTCTGAAGATCCGTTTAATCAGGCAGGAATTGCTGATTATGAAATTATCGAGTTTATCCCAACTAAAACTGCTCCCGCGTTAGAGGGGTATCGTGAGAATATTTGA
- a CDS encoding DUF1707 SHOCT-like domain-containing protein, giving the protein MTQNNDHLRIGDTERIHALDALSRHYADGRLDDAEFNRRSDIITTATTQGELREQFADLPGGFPFTADTTGALVPYEQAESHSLVADVDPEAKELEKLKKKGKIINLIDGLNGTVSLAAFFLLMFVFNVSYAWLVFLAVPAIGAGARLLLRFDESEEDAYDKYQELAQKQRAQRLEQAAFKMQELENRNREGR; this is encoded by the coding sequence ATGACTCAGAACAATGATCATCTGCGGATCGGTGATACCGAGCGCATCCACGCACTTGACGCCCTCAGCCGCCACTACGCCGACGGCAGGCTTGACGACGCCGAGTTCAACCGCCGCTCCGACATCATCACCACCGCAACCACCCAAGGCGAACTGCGGGAACAATTCGCTGACCTCCCAGGAGGATTCCCATTCACGGCCGACACCACAGGCGCACTTGTCCCCTATGAACAGGCCGAAAGCCACTCACTTGTCGCAGATGTAGATCCCGAGGCCAAAGAACTGGAAAAACTCAAGAAAAAAGGCAAGATCATCAACCTCATTGATGGGTTGAACGGCACTGTCTCTCTGGCCGCATTCTTCCTGCTGATGTTTGTATTCAACGTCTCCTACGCGTGGCTTGTCTTCCTAGCAGTTCCCGCCATTGGCGCAGGTGCACGCCTACTTTTGCGCTTCGATGAATCAGAGGAAGACGCCTACGACAAATACCAGGAACTAGCGCAGAAACAACGTGCCCAGCGCCTCGAACAAGCAGCATTCAAGATGCAGGAACTGGAAAACAGGAACCGTGAGGGGAGATAG
- a CDS encoding RNA 2'-phosphotransferase: MSNNNRYVRLSKTMSVALRHDPDSFGIELDEGGWVDVDKLLDALRKHKRWEGITEEDFHTVMSVSDKKRFEISDGHIRALYGHSIPMKIVKEPTTPPTLLYHGTARRNLDNILQQGILPMSRQYVHMSEDVETATKVGRRKAQDIVILAINTQAEPGVLFYCGNDQTWLADRVPPSMIEVLN, encoded by the coding sequence ATGAGTAACAACAATCGCTACGTGCGACTCAGCAAAACAATGTCCGTCGCACTACGGCATGACCCCGATTCTTTCGGAATCGAACTAGACGAAGGAGGCTGGGTGGACGTGGATAAACTTCTCGATGCCCTGCGCAAACATAAGCGCTGGGAGGGCATCACCGAAGAGGACTTCCACACGGTCATGAGCGTTTCAGATAAGAAGCGTTTCGAAATCAGCGATGGTCACATCCGCGCGCTCTACGGCCATTCCATCCCCATGAAGATCGTTAAAGAACCAACCACCCCTCCCACGTTGCTCTATCACGGTACCGCCAGGCGGAATCTGGATAATATTCTCCAACAGGGCATTCTTCCCATGTCACGCCAATATGTGCACATGTCGGAGGACGTAGAAACAGCAACGAAAGTGGGGCGTCGAAAAGCGCAGGACATTGTGATCCTGGCAATAAACACACAGGCAGAACCGGGGGTGCTGTTCTACTGTGGCAATGATCAAACATGGCTCGCCGACCGCGTTCCGCCCAGTATGATTGAGGTTCTGAACTAA
- a CDS encoding RtcB family protein, whose translation MSTNPYGFPITIPGSKAPVRMWSPLYDVDHTTQQQIRNASLLPWVHGVAVMPDVHAGAGVTVGSVIAMHGAVSPAAVGVDIGCGMMAVKTTATLSDLPDNLAGIRAAWENVVPVGFAKHKTHAALLGRDGFMRRDVKKLFSRFTNLRVDVSAKENNAVRQCGTLGSGNHFIELCSDDHGILWLMLHSGSRNIGKEIAERHIYRAKHLEWNSDIPDRNLAVFLHRDQDGTEYKEWADYLHDIYWAQEYALLNRRIMMGSIKAALQNILPQVAFTQEINCHHNYVSEETYDGLDLVITRKGAISAQTGELGIIPGSMGTGSYIVRGLGNTASYCSASHGAGRTMSRGAARQAFTLDDLIEQTRGVECRKDYGVLDEIPGAYKDLSQVLSHEVDLVEIVTKLDTLLCIKG comes from the coding sequence ATGTCTACCAACCCGTACGGGTTCCCCATCACTATTCCCGGCTCAAAAGCCCCAGTTCGCATGTGGTCACCGCTTTACGACGTCGACCACACCACTCAACAGCAAATCCGCAACGCATCTCTCCTTCCGTGGGTTCACGGCGTCGCCGTCATGCCCGATGTTCACGCAGGCGCTGGCGTGACTGTTGGAAGCGTCATCGCCATGCACGGTGCCGTTTCACCGGCCGCTGTCGGCGTGGATATTGGTTGCGGAATGATGGCGGTAAAAACAACCGCCACACTTTCCGATCTGCCCGATAACCTAGCCGGCATCCGCGCCGCCTGGGAAAACGTTGTTCCCGTTGGTTTTGCCAAGCATAAAACCCATGCCGCACTGCTGGGGCGAGACGGTTTTATGCGCCGCGATGTCAAGAAGCTTTTCTCACGTTTCACTAATCTCCGCGTTGATGTCTCCGCAAAGGAAAACAACGCGGTCCGGCAATGCGGAACGCTCGGCAGCGGCAACCACTTCATCGAGTTGTGCAGCGACGACCACGGCATTCTGTGGCTGATGTTGCATTCCGGGTCACGCAATATCGGTAAGGAAATCGCCGAGCGGCACATCTATCGCGCGAAACACCTGGAATGGAACAGCGATATTCCAGACCGCAACCTCGCTGTATTCTTGCACCGCGACCAGGACGGCACAGAATACAAGGAATGGGCCGACTACCTTCATGACATCTACTGGGCACAGGAATACGCCCTGCTCAACCGACGCATCATGATGGGCTCCATCAAAGCCGCCTTACAGAACATCCTTCCGCAGGTTGCCTTTACCCAGGAAATCAACTGTCACCACAACTACGTCTCTGAGGAAACCTACGACGGTCTTGACTTGGTAATCACCCGTAAAGGGGCAATCAGCGCGCAAACAGGTGAATTGGGCATCATTCCGGGTTCGATGGGAACCGGCTCATACATTGTGCGCGGGCTGGGAAATACAGCATCGTATTGTTCCGCCTCTCACGGTGCTGGCCGAACAATGAGTCGTGGAGCAGCAAGGCAGGCATTCACGCTTGACGACCTGATCGAGCAAACCCGTGGCGTGGAATGCAGAAAAGACTACGGGGTTCTTGATGAAATCCCCGGTGCCTACAAAGACTTGAGCCAGGTTCTCTCACACGAGGTAGACCTGGTGGAAATTGTGACCAAACTCGACACACTACTGTGCATCAAAGGATAG
- a CDS encoding serine hydrolase domain-containing protein → MKIKPRHLTAGTVASLIAITILVAGLTFGPKHITVAQTATGDPELAGHLAQHAPKGAHNLAAAVVDSDGAVKFAGLGADENTEFEIGSVSKTFTAELLRQAVERGEVTLDTTVGEILDDADMSTSDITLKELATHTSGLPRILGISAFAVAISMQRKQNPYDGFTTQRILEEARTATLADRGTYNYSNFGMALLGHLLARRAGTTYAQLAQERIFTPLGMSNTYVMTPETTPANAPRGLDITGHPTAVWDDEGYGPAGGIRSNATDMTRFMKHLLAQGLPNYTWVREQDVAWHNGMTGGFASMLVIDPRNHNASFVANDSNVAIDELGMELPR, encoded by the coding sequence GTGAAAATCAAGCCGCGACACCTGACTGCCGGGACAGTCGCAAGCCTTATTGCCATTACAATCCTTGTAGCAGGCTTGACTTTTGGCCCCAAACACATCACAGTAGCGCAGACGGCAACGGGCGACCCCGAGCTCGCTGGTCACCTCGCGCAGCACGCGCCGAAGGGTGCGCACAACCTTGCCGCGGCGGTCGTCGATAGTGATGGTGCTGTGAAGTTCGCTGGGCTTGGTGCGGACGAGAATACAGAGTTTGAAATTGGGTCTGTGAGTAAAACCTTCACGGCTGAGCTTCTTCGGCAGGCGGTAGAGCGTGGAGAGGTCACCTTAGACACCACCGTTGGCGAGATTCTGGACGATGCCGATATGTCCACGTCAGACATCACACTGAAGGAACTCGCCACCCACACATCAGGGCTGCCGCGGATTCTTGGTATATCGGCCTTCGCAGTGGCGATCAGTATGCAGCGAAAACAGAACCCATATGATGGCTTTACCACTCAGAGAATTCTGGAGGAAGCCCGCACCGCAACTCTCGCAGACCGCGGCACGTACAACTACTCCAATTTTGGAATGGCGCTGCTCGGGCATCTGCTGGCGCGACGGGCAGGTACAACCTACGCGCAGCTTGCTCAAGAACGCATCTTCACTCCCCTTGGCATGAGCAACACCTACGTCATGACTCCCGAAACAACACCCGCAAACGCACCGCGTGGGCTGGACATTACTGGACACCCCACCGCCGTATGGGACGACGAAGGGTACGGGCCGGCCGGCGGAATTCGGTCAAACGCCACTGACATGACTCGCTTTATGAAGCATCTGCTAGCCCAAGGACTCCCCAATTACACCTGGGTACGCGAGCAGGACGTGGCCTGGCACAACGGCATGACCGGCGGCTTCGCATCCATGCTGGTGATTGACCCACGGAACCACAACGCCAGTTTCGTAGCCAATGACAGCAACGTAGCTATTGATGAGCTCGGAATGGAACTGCCACGATGA